The proteins below are encoded in one region of Rhododendron vialii isolate Sample 1 chromosome 7a, ASM3025357v1:
- the LOC131334042 gene encoding acetyl-CoA carboxylase 1-like isoform X1: MNNPVCKTPILRNVALVSSNSLRFQTDRCCFLPKEKVKQSLRAAMRCYSMLETQRRPPLVGLGPGSNGHINGSIPLRSPNAALVVDEFCYALGGKKPIHSILIANNGMAAVKFIRSIRTWAYETFGTEKAILLVAMATPEDMRINAEHIRIADQFVEVPGGTNNNNYANVQLIVEMAEITHVDAVWPGWGHASEIPELPDALTAKGIIFLGPPALSMAALGDKIGSSLIAQAADVPTLPWSGSDVKMPPDSCLVAIPEDIYSKACVFSAEEAIASCQVVGYPAMIKASWGGGGKGIRKVHNDDEVRALFKQVQGEVPGSPIFIMKVASQSRHLEVQLLCDQYGNVAALHSRDCSVQRRHQKIIEEGPITVAPMETVKKLEQAARRLAKCVNYVGAATVEYLYSMETGEYYFLELNPRLQVEHPVTEWIAEVNLPAAQVAVGMGIPLWQIPEIRRFYGKEHGGGYDAWRRTSVVATPFDFDKAQSIRPKGHCVAVRVTSEDPDDGFKPTSGKVQELNFKSKPNVWAYFSVKSGGGIHEFSDSQFGHVFAFGESRALAIANMVLGLKEIQIRGETRTNVDYTIDLLHASDYRENKIHTGWLDSRIAMRVRAERPPWYLSVVGGGLYKASTSSAAMVSEYVGYLEKGQIPPKHISLVNSKISLNIEGSKYTIDMVRGGPGSYRLRMNDSEVEAEIHTLRDGGLLMQLDGNSHVIYAEEEAAGTRLLIDGRTCLLQNDHDPSKLVAETPCKLLRYLVSDGSHVEADTPYAEVEVMKMCMPLLSPASGTIRIKMSEGQAMQAGELIARLDLDDPSAVRKAEPFHGSFPILGPPTAISGKVHQRCAASLNAARMILAGYEHNIDEVMQNLLSCLDNPELPFLQWQECLSVLATRLPKDLRYQLESKFKVYEGSSSLQNLDFPAKVLRGVFEAHLSSCPDKEKGAQERLVEPLLSLVKSYEGGRESHARVIVQALFEEYFSVEELFSDNIQADVIERLRLQYKKDLWKVVDIVLSHQGVKGKNKLILRLMEQLVYPNPAAYRDKLIRFSALNHTSYSELALKASQLLEQTKLSELRSSIARSLSELEMFTEDGETMDTPKRKSAINERMEDLVSTPLAVEDALVGLFDHGDHTLQRRVVETYVRRLYQPYLIKGSVRMQWHRYGLIASWEFLEEHIARKNGSEDQCSDETVVEKRTERKWGAMVIIKSLQFLSMVIDAALRETCHDTLDASGSISPVSHGNMMHIALAGINNQMSLLQDSGDEDQAQERIHKLAKILKEKEVGSSLRTAGVGVISCIIQRDEGRTPMRHSFHWSTEKLHYEEEPLLRHLEPPLSIYLELDKLKGYENIKYTPSRDRQWHLYTVVEDKTLPIQRMFLRTLVRQPTSNEGFMGLDMGTNRSPLAMSFTARSILRSLVTAMEELELHVHNASIKSDHAHMYLYILREQQLDDLVPYSKKVEVDAGQEEAAVETILEELVLEIHESVGVKMHRLGVCEWEVKLWMASPGPANGAWRIVVENVTGHTCIVHTYRELEDTSKQRIVYHSNSVSSHLHGVPVNAPYQPLATLDRKRLWARKSSTTYCYDFPLAFQKALEKSWVSLFPGRTKVKDTVKVTELVFSDQKGSWGTPLVAVERPPGLNDVGMVAWTIEMSTPEFPSGRTIVVVSNDVTFKAGSFGPREDAFFLAVTDLACAKKLPLIYLAANSGARIGVAEEVKSCFKVGWSDESTPESGFQYVYLTPEDYTRIGSSVIAHELKLSSGETRWVIDSIVGKDDGLGVENLSGSGAIASAYSRAYKETFTLTYVTGRTVGIGAYLARLGMRCIQRLDQPIILTGFSALNKLLGREVYSSHMQLGGPKIMATNGVVHLTVSDDLEAVSAILKWLSFVPPYSGGPLPILAPSDPPERSVEYFPENSCDPRGAICGVLDHTGKWLGGIFDKDSFVETLEGWARTVVTGRAKLGGIPVGIVAVETQTVMQVIPADPGQLDSHERVVPQAGQVWFPDSASKTAQALMDFNREELPLFILANWRGFSGGQRDLFEGILQAGSTIVENLRTYKQPVFVYIPMAGELRGGAWVVVDSRINSDHIEMYAERTAKGNVLEPEGMIEIKFRIKELLECMGRLDRRLIDLKAKYQLARTNGDHVTFELLRQQIRAREKQLLPIYTQIATKFAELHDTSLRMAAKGVIREVVDWGNSRCFFYKRLHRRVVEGLLIKTVIEASGDQLSFQSAIDMIKKWFLDSEVAEGREKDAWEDDEVFFTWKDDPNNYGEKLQELRAEKVKLQLSSIADSPLDLRALPQSLAALLNKVEPSSRAQLVDELRKVLS, from the exons GTTCGTAGAAGTTCCTGGTGGAACTAACAATAATAACTACGCCAATGTGCAGCTCATTGTAGAG ATGGCAGAGATAACACATGTAGATGCAGTTTGGCCTGGTTGGGGGCATGCCTCCGAAATTCCTGAACTGCCTGATGCATTAACTGCAAAGGGAATCATATTTCTTGGGCCGCCAGCTTTATCTATGGCCGCACTGGGAGATAAAATTGGATCATCATTGATTGCTCAAGCAGCTGATGTTCCCACCCTTCCTTGGAGTGGCTCTGAT GTGAAAATGCCACCAGATAGCTGTTTGGTTGCTATTCCGGAGGATATTTATTCCAAAGCATGTGTTTTTAGTGCGGAAGAAGCGATTGCTAGCTGTCAAGTAGTTGGTTACCCTGCAATGATAAAGGCATCTTGGGGCGGTGGTGGTAAAGGCATAAGAAAG GTACATAATGATGACGAAGTGAGGGCATTATTTAAGCAAGTACAGGGTGAAGTTCCAGGCTCACCCATATTTATTATGAAGGTCGCGTCTCAG AGCCGACATCTAGAAGTGCAGTTGCTCTGTGATCAATACGGCAATGTTGCAGCTTTGCATAGTCGCGACTGCAGTGTTCAAAGGCGACACCAAAAG ATAATTGAGGAAGGTCCAATTACAGTAGCCCCTATGGAGACGGTGAAAAAGTTGGAGCAGGCAGCTAGAAGGTTAGCCAAATGTGTGAATTATGTTGGAGCTGCTACAGTTGAGTATCTGTACAGTATGGAAACTGGGGAGTACTATTTCTTAGAGCTCAACCCCCGATTACAG GTGGAACATCCTGTAACAGAGTGGATAGCTGAAGTTAATTTGCCAGCAGCACAGGTTGCAGTTGGAATGGGGATTCCTCTTTGGCAAATTCCTG AAATAAGGCGTTTCTATGGGAAGGAACATGGTGGAGGGTATGATGCTTGGAGGAGAACATCTGTTGTTGCTACGCCATTTGACTTTGACAAAGCACAATCTATAAGGCCAAAAGGTCATTGTGTTGCTGTGCGTGTTACAAGTGAGGATCCAGATGATGGTTTTAAGCCTACTAGTGGGAAAGTACAG GAGCTGAATTTTAAAAGCAAGCCAAATGTGTGGGCGTACTTCTCTGTTAAG TCCGGAGGAGGCATTCATGAATTTTCAGATTCTCAATTCG GTCATGTCTTTGCATTTGGGGAGTCCAGAGCCCTAGCAATAGCCAACATGGTTCTTGGGCTGAAGGAAATTCAAATTCGTGGAGAAACCCGTACAAATGTTGATTACACCATTGACCTATTACAC GCTTCAGATTACAGGGAAAATAAAATACACACAGGCTGGTTAGACAGTAGAATAGCAATGCGAGTTCGAGCAGAAAGGCCACCTTGGTATCTATCTGTGGTTGGAGGTGGTCTTTAT AAAGCATCTACTAGCAGTGCAGCTATGGTATCAGAGTATGTTGGTTATCTTGAAAAAGGGCAAATCCCTCCTAAG CATATATCACTTGTGAACTCAAAAATTTCTTTGAACATCGAAGGGAGCAAATATACG ATTGATATGGTGAGGGGAGGACCAGGAAGCTATAGATTGAGAATGAATGACTCAGAGGTTGAGGCAGAGATACATACTCTACGTGACGGAGGTTTATTGATGCAG ttgGACGGAAACAGTCATGTGATATATGCAGAGGAAGAAGCTGCTGGAACTCGGCTTCTGATTGATGGAAGGACTTGTTTGCTTCAG AATGATCATGATCCATCCAAGTTAGTGGCAGAGACTCCATGCAAGCTACTGAGGTATTTGGTCTCAGATGGTAGTCATGTTGAGGCTGACACACCCTATGCGGAGGTCGAGGTTATGAAGATGTGTATGCCACTTCTTTCACCTGCTTCCGGAACTATTCGAATCAAAATGTCTGAAGGTCAAGCAATGCAG GCCGGCGAGCTTATAGCGAGGCTTGATCTAGATGATCCATCAGCTGTAAGAAAAGCAGAACCTTTTCATGGGAGCTTTCCAATTTTGGGGCCACCGACCGCAATATCTGGAAAAGTTCATCAGAGGTGTGCTGCGAGTTTGAATGCGGCCCGGATGATTCTTGCAGGATATGAGCATAACATTGATGAA GTTATGCAAAACTTGCTCAGTTGTCTCGACAATCCTGAGCTCCCTTTCCTTCAGTGGCAAGAGTGCTTGTCTGTTCTGGCAACCCGTCTTCCTAAAGATCTCAGATATCAG CtggaatcaaaattcaaagtctACGAAGGTAGTTCAAGCTTGCAAAATCTTGACTTCCCGGCCAAAGTATTGCGGGGTGTTTTTGAG GCCCATCTAAGCTCTTGCCCTGACAAAGAAAAAGGAGCCCAAGAAAGACTTGTTGAACCTCTGTTGAGTCTTGTTAAGTCTTATGAAGGGGGTAGAGAGAGCCATGCTCGTGTTATTGTTCAGGCCCTTTTTGAGGAGTATTTTTCTGTCGAGGAATTATTTAGTGACAACATCCAG GCTGATGTGATTGAACGACTTCGACTGCAATATAAGAAAGATCTTTGGAAGGTAGTAGATATTGTGCTTTCTCATCAG GGAGTCAAGGGAAAAAATAAGCTGATTTTACGACTCATGGAGCAATTGGTGTACCCTAATCCAGCTGCATACAGGGATAAACTAATCCGATTCTCTGCCCTCAACCATACAAGTTATTCTGAG ttggCACTGAAGGCAAGTCAACTGCTAGAGCAGACCAAATTAAGCGAACTCCGGTCCAGCATTGCTAGAAGTCTTTCTGAATTAGAGATGTTTACTGAAGATGGTGAAACCATGGATACTCCTAAGAGGAAAAGTGCCATTAATGAACGGATGGAGGATCTTGTGAGTACTCCGTTAGCAGTTGAAGATGCCCTTGTGGGTCTTTTTGACCACGGTGATCACACTCTTCAAAGGCGGGTTGTAGAGACTTATGTTCGTAGACTGTACCAG CCGTACCTTATAAAGGGCAGCGTGCGGATGCAATGGCACAGATATGGTCTTATTGCTTCGTGGGAGTTTTTGGAAGAGCATATTGCAAGAAAAAATGGATCCGAAGATCAATGTTCAGACGAAACAGTAGTTGAGAAACGTACTGAGAGGAAATGGGGAGCCATGGTCATCATCAAATCTCTTCAGTTCTTGTCAATGGTGATAGACGCTGCATTGAGGGAAACATGTCATGATACACTTGATGCGAGTGGATCTATCAGCCCAGTGAGTCATGGTAATATGATGCATATTGCTTTAGCAGGCATCAACAACCAGATGAGTTTGCTTCAGGACAG TGGTGATGAGGATCAGGCTCAAGAGAGAATACACAAGTTAGCCAAAATACTTAAAGAGAAAGAAGTAGGATCCAGCCTTCGGACTGCAGGTGTCGGTGTTATTAGCTGCATCATACAGAGGGATGAAGGGCGGACTCCTATGAGGCACTCTTTCCATTGGTCAACAGAGAAGCTCCACTATGAGGAAGAGCCCCTATTACGTCACCTGGAACCTCCTCTATCGATATATCTTGAATTG GACAAGCTCAAGGGCTACGAGAATATAAAATACACGCCATCCAGGGACCGTCAATGGCACCTATATACCGTTGTGGAGGACAAGACGTTACCAATCCAGAGGATGTTTCTCAGAACCCTTGTAAGGCAGCCAACCTCAAATGAAGGGTTCATGGGGCTGGACATGGGAACAAATAGATCCCCCTTAGCCATGTCTTTTACTGCAAGGAGCATTTTGAGGTCCTTAGTGACTGCAATGGAGGAGTTGGAACTTCATGTTCATAATGCTTCTATCAAGTCAGACCACGCCCATATGTATCTCTATATCTTGCGGGAGCAACAATTAGATGATCTCGTACCATATTCAAA GAAAGTTGAAGTAGATGCTGGGCAAGAAGAAGCTGCTGTTGAAACAATCTTGGAAGAGCTGGTCCTCGAAATCCATGAATCTGTTGGCGTGAAAATGCACCGATTAGGTGTTTGTGAGTGGGAAGTGAAGCTCTGGATGGCATCTCCTGGACCAGCCAATGGCGCTTGGAGGATAGTGGTTGAGAATGTGACTGGTCACACCTGCATTGTACAT ACATACCGAGAATTGGAGGATACCAGCAAACAAAGGATAGTATACCATTCTAACTCTGTGAGTAGCCATCTACATGGTGTACCTGTGAATGCACCGTATCAGCCTTTGGCAACTCTTGATCGGAAGCGGCTTTGGGCCCGGAAAAGCAGCACCACATACTGCTATGATTTCCCTCTG GCATTTCAAAAGGCCTTGGAAAAATCTTGGGTATCCCTTTTCCCTGGCAGAACTAAAGTCAAGGATACAGTTAAAGTAACTGAACTAGTATTTTCTGACCAAAAAGGCAGCTGGGGTACTCCTCTTGTTGCCGTGGAGCGGCCACCTGGACTAAATGACGTTGGTATGGTAGCTTGGACTATAGAAATGTCTACACCCGAATTCCCTTCTGGAAGGACAATTGTAGTAGTGTCAAATGACGTGACCTTCAAAGCCGGATCTTTTGGTCCAAGGGAGGATGCATTTTTCCTTGCGGTGACAGATCTTGCTTGTGCTAAGAAACTTCCTCTAATTTACTTGGCGGCAAATTCAGGTGCTCGTATCGGAGTAGCAGAGGAAGTAAAATCTTGCTTTAAAGTTGGCTGGTCCGATGAATCAACCCCAGAAAGCGGATTCCAATATGTCTATTTGACTCCTGAAGACTACACACGAATTGGTTCATCCGTGATAGCCCATGAGTTAAAGCTGTCAAGTGGAGAAACTAGATGGGTGATTGACAGCATTGTGGGAAAAGATGATGGGCTGGGGGTTGAGAACTTATCCGGGAGTGGAGCCATTGCAAGTGCATATTCCAGGGCATATAAGGAAACCTTCACCTTAACGTATGTCACCGGAAGAACTGTTGGGATAGGTGCTTATCTTGCTCGTCTTGGAATGCGGTGCATACAGAGACTTGATCAGCCAATTATCCTCACCGGTTTCTCAGCGCTAAACAAACTTTTGGGCCGCGAGGTGTACAGCTCCCATATGCAACTCGGTGGGCCCAAAATCATGGCGACCAATGGGGTGGTACACCTGACGGTCTCTGACGATCTTGAAGCCGTATCCGCTATTTTGAAGTGGCTAAGCTTTGTCCCACCCTACTCAGGGGGACCACTTCCCATTTTGGCTCCCTCTGACCCTCCGGAGAGATCTGTTGAGTACTTTCCTGAAAATTCTTGCGATCCACGTGGGGCCATCTGTGGTGTTCTTGACCATACTGGGAAATGGCTAGGGGGTATCTTTGATAAAGATAGTTTTGTTGAGACTCTAGAAGGATGGGCAAGGACCGTTGTGACGGGAAGGGCAAAACTGGGAGGAATTCCAGTAGGAATAGTCGCCGTTGAAACGCAAACAGTGATGCAAGTTATTCCGGCAGACCCTGGTCAGCTGGATTCCCACGAAAGGGTTGTCCCTCAAGCGGGGCAAGTTTGGTTTCCTGATTCGGCAAGTAAGACGGCTCAAGCGTTGATGGATTTTAACCGTGAAGAACTCCCGCTTTTCATTCTTGCCAATTGGAGAGGTTTTTCTGGTGGTCAGAGGGACCTCTTTGAAGGGATCCTTCAGGCCGGATCAACCATAGTTGAAAACCTAAGAACGTACAAACAGCCTGTTTTTGTATATATCCCCATGGCAGGTGAGCTCCGTGGCGGGGCGTGGGTGGTTGTGGACAGTCGGATTAATTCAGACCATATCGAAATGTACGCTGAACGTACGGCTAAGGGGAACGTGCTTGAACCAGAAGGGATGATTGAGATCAAGTTCCGAATAAAGGAGCTTCTGGAGTGCATGGGTAGGCTGGATCGTCGTTTGATCGATTTGAAGGCAAAATATCAGTTAGCCCGGACTAATGGGGACCACGTGACTTTTGAATTGCTGCGGCAGCAGATCAGAGCCCGTGAGAAACAGCTTTTACCAATTTATACGCAAATAGCTACAAAATTTGCGGAACTGCATGATACGTCCCTGAGAATGGCAGCAAAAGGGGTAATAAGGGAGGTTGTGGATTGGGGTAATTCACGGTGTTTCTTCTACAAAAGATTGCATAGGAGGGTGGTTGAAGGGTTATTGATCAAGACCGTTATTGAAGCTTCCGGAGACCAGTTATCTTTCCAATCCGCAATTGACATGATCAAGAAGTGGTTTTTGGATTCCGAGGTTGCAGAAGGTAGGGAAAAAGATGCTTGGGAAGATGATGAAGTTTTCTTCACATGGAAGGATGATCCAAATAACTATGGAGAGAAGTTACAGGAATTGCGTGCAGAGAAAGTAAAGCTTCAACTGTCGAGTATTGCCGATTCGCCATTGGATTTACGAGCTCTACCCCAGAGTCTTGCTGCCCTTTTAAACAAG GTGGAACCATCCAGTCGAGCCCAATTGGTTGATGAACTGCGGAAGGTGCTCAGTTGA